In the Gracilimonas sp. genome, CCCGTTCTATATCAACACAGGTTCGGGTATCACTGTGGTTTAGTTTGTCAAAAATTTCCTGGTGCTTGGTATCCTTTCTGCTAACAACACCTATGGCGCCTTGAGATGGAGCCGGAATCATCCAATCCAGAACCTGACTAATCCTATTTTCATAACCTATCCGTTCCAGTCCGGCATAGGCAAATACAGCCCCAAACCAGTCATTATTATCTACTTTTTGAATCCTCGTTGGAACATTCCCTCTCAAACCAACAACTTCATCTCTTGGAAATCGATTTTTCCAGAACGCGGTTCTGCGAATGCTGCCTGTTGCTATAACACGATGAATCTCCCCTTTTTCTTCTTTGGGTTTCACCAATACATCCTTAGGATTTCCTCTTTCTAAAACTGCTGCTAACTCAAGATCACCCAACAGAACGGTGGGTACATCTTTCAGAGAGTGTACAGCGAGGTCTACTTCTTCCTGAATAAGCACATCATCGAGGGCTTTGGTGAAAACGCCTTTATCCCCTAATTTATGAATGGGGATATCCTGCTCTTTATCTCCGAACGATTCTATTTCAACCAGCTCGGTTTCCACACCAATGGCATTCAGCTTATCGCTGACCAACTCTGCCTGCCAGAGGGCTAACGTACTTTTACGGGTACCGATTTTAAGCTTCATTCTGTGCCTTTTCGAATTCTTTATCGATGCGGTCTATATGAATGGCCATGATTTTCTTTTTGATGCGCCGGGTTACTTCCTCCATTTGTGCATAAGATTCGTCATCCATCTTATGTTTTACCCTGTCCAGCTCTGCATCCGTAATATCACTTAACCGATGATCAATTTCTTTTATACGAGGCAAAAGATACCTTGAACGTTTAACGCTCTTCAAAAAATCCGCTTTTTCTTCCGCAATGATTTTCTTGATTTTAGGAATGGCGTTCTCTCTCTTTTCCAGTGCTTTTTTGTTGGCTTCGTGAATAGAATCCATATCAACCAATGTCACATGTTCAACTTCTGCTACCTTTGGATCTACGTTCCGTGGAACACTTAAATCAAGCACCAGTTGCTGTTTTTGTACGGCTTTAAAATGTTCCGGGTGCAGAATGGGTTTAGTGGCCCCTGTTGCAGCAATAATTAAATCTGCTTTTTTAATTTCTTCTTCAAGCTCAGAAAAAGCATGGGCTTTGATATCAAATGAAGAAGCCAGTTCCTTGGCCCGGTCAATAGTCCGGTTCACAACAGAGATATGTTTAGCACCATTGGAAACCAGGTTTTTACAGGAAACTTTGCCCATTTTTCCTGCACCAACCAACAAGATATTGATTGTACTCAGATCCTTAAAATGATCAAGGGCATGCTGGGTAGCAGCAAATCCGACGGAAGCCGTACCTTTACCGAAGTCGGTTTCAGTACGGCTTCTTTTGTGTGCTCGGAAAACCGATTGTACTAACTGATGAAACTCACCAGACAGGTTATCTTTTGACTGTTTATAAGCCTGCTTTACCTGCTGAATGATTTGTACATCTCCCAAAACTTGCGAATCCAGTCCGGTACCTACCTGATAAAAATGATTGTAGGCCTCTTCTTCTTCATGGATATAACCGTGCTTTTTAAAAAAATCACGATCCGTATTGGTTGACTTGCAAAGAGCTGAAATCAATACTTCAGCATCACAAAAGGCATATAGCTCTGTCCTATTACAAGTATCCAGCATCAGTACCCCACCTGGAATATCTTTGGTGTAAAAATCCAAAAGCTCCCTGCGATGACTGTCTAAATAAAACAATTCACGAATAGAGACCTCACTTTTCCAGTGAGAAATTCCTATTGCACTAAACCTCATAAATAGCTTCTAAAAAATTTCCGGCACATTGAATTACAATTTACTTTCTGAATATGAAGATTATGTGAAGAAAGTTCTTCACATAAGACTGAAATCGTTCCTGAATGGATATAAAGACTGATTATTGTCTTCATATTTCATAAAGAACCTTAAGATACGTCACTTAATGTTTAGAATTAATTCAAATTCTTTATTGCTTCCATCAATGCGATTTTCCATTCCCTCCTCGATGTTAAATAGCTCAATGACTATATTCTCACAAAATAAAAATAAGCACATTTTATGGATCTTCAGTTAACAGGAAAAGTCACTCAAATTTTAGAAGAACAATCAGGTCAGGGAAAAAACGGTCCGTGGAGAAAACGGGATTTCATTCTTGAAACCAAAGGGCAGTATCCAAAGCAGGTATGCATCACGCAATGGGGCGATAACATAGATCAACAAGCTGTTAATGAAGGAGATGAAGTGACCGTTTCAATCGATATTCAAAGCCGCGAGTACAAAGGGAATTGGTACACTGACGTTAAAGCATGGAAAGTTGAAAAAGCACAGGGAGATGTTCAGGCTCCTCCAAGCGCTCCGGGATTGACCAGAGAGGGCAATCAGGAAATGGATCTTGATGACGACCTGCCTTTCTAAAAAATTATATTCATTAAAAAACCACTACTCTCACAAGTAGTGGTCTTGGATCAACCTATGAAAAAGCTACTTTTCAGGATTGGTACCTAATAACTCAATCGCTTATTAATTAACAATATTCAGCTGACTAATACACCGCATGTTTGTGTAGTATTTAAGCCCCAAAAAACTTTCTTTGCCGTCATAACTTCTTTTTTGGGCTAGCGTAAAACCTCCCATCAACCAACCTTCGCAAGTTAATACCAAACACTGTACTTCGCTTACCAAAGTACATTCGATTGGGCTACCCAGGAAGAAATCACATCACTTTTAAACAACTATGAAATCCAGATTTAAAATACCCGGACTATATATAATATCCATCCTTTTGCTCTCTTCTTGCAGTGCATTGAATAAACTTTCGACCGGACAAACAGATCGCCTTAAGAAAGGAGAGTTTTATAAAACCTATGAACCCAAAAAAATGCCGGTGGCTTCTTCCAGCATCGGCTTGCTCCCGATAACCATTCAACCCAACATGGACGAACCGGATTTTGAATACGATCGTGAAGACCCGATTTTGCTCCAGCTAACAGATAGCATCACCAGCAAGGTTCACCAGCTTTCTGTAAACCTGACAGACGTGCCCAGTTACACACTCACTGATTCTAAAAATGGCCCGGGAGTTTATGTGGGCAGCAGTGAAGGGGACAATGTGCCATCTGCCGCTTTCATGCAACGTGAAGAACTCGATAAATATCCGCCCATGATCATTTATATGAATAAAGCCAAGGATGACTGGAAAGCACAAGCATCTACTACAGCAGCAGAATATAAAACGGACTATCTGCTTCGTATTTGGGTGAGTTTTGCCCAATACCCTAAATCAGACAAGGGTCTTGTTAAGAAAAAAGTGATGTTGGGAACAAACCATGAAAAAGAAATCCGTTTTTTCAGTGCCGAAGACAAGCCCGTGGAAGTACTGCAAATCAGTGGGTACCTGGCCGACAATAAAGGAAATATTATTCGTGCAGGAGCAGAAGGCGTCATTCATAATGACACTCCATTCTGGCTGCAGGTGTTGGATATCGAGGAGCTGCTTGATAACAAAACCATTTCCCGGTTACTGGAAAAAGAACGGCGCGAAGACTTACCCGGCGATCCACTCACGCTTGATGTTGCCATTGAAAACCTGATTGCCCAGCTGCTGGATCGAAGTCTTTAGATATGCTTTTTAAACAATATTCCGGCCGTCAATTATACTGTTATTGACGGCCGGAATTCTTTAGCTGCATCGTTTATAATCAGACATTGGATGATTTATCCTAACTGCGTCTCCAGTCGAGGTCGTCCTTAGGCTTGTTGTCCAGTATTTCTTCAATACGGCCCATCACTTCATCATCCACCTTATCTAAGATGTCCATAGTTTTCATGTTCTGCTCAATCTGTTTCACATTAGATGCCCCGGTTATAACCGTGCTGACGTTTTCATTATTCAGACACCATGCGAGCGCAAGCTGAGGCATGGGCACTCCTATTTCATCTGAAACGGTAGCCAGTTTTTCTACTTTGCGTAATTTGGCTTTACCCTCTTCCGACTCAAGCAGTTTTTTACGAAGCCAGCTGTATTTCTCCAAGTCCAGACGTGATCCTTCAGGAATTCCGTCATTATATTTCCCAGTTAGCAAACCACTGGCCAGCGGACTCCAGATCGTTGTTCCCAAGCCAATATCCTCATACAGTGCAGCAAACTCCTTCTCCACTTTATCCCGCTTGAACATATTGTATTCAGGCTGCTCCATCAGAGGTGGACGAAGATGTTCTTGCCGGGCAAAATCATAGGCTTTCCTGATTTGATCAGCACTCCACTCACTGGTTCCCCAATATAGTGCCTTGCCTTCATTAATCATTTGATTCATAGCCCAAACCGTTTCCTCGACTGGTGTATATAAATCAGGGCGATGGCAGAAAAGCAGGTCTACATAATCTGTTTGAAGTCTTTCCAGAGCTGCTTCGGTACCTTCTTTAATATGTTTGAAAGAAAGCCCCTGATCATTCGGGCCTTCACCACCCCAGAAAATTTTGGTCGAGAGAATCAAATCAGAACGCTTCCATCCGGCTTTTTTAATCACTTGACCCATGATTGTTTCTGATTTACCCATTTCGTAGCCTTCGGCATTGTCAAAGAAATTCACCCCGGCATCGTAAGCCGCTTTCATTTGATTGTAAGCCAGGTCCGTATCTACCTGTTCACCGAACGTGACCCACGACCCAAATGAAAGGGCTGACACTTTAAGTCCTGATCTTCCTAAAAACCTGTACTGCATAATTATTTATCTCCGATTTATTTCTTTTTTACTGTGATCCAATTTCACAACAGCTCAGAACAATGATGCGTTCTTTATTTTTTAGAATGATCATCGAACAAAAGAGGAGTTCTACATTGAAAGAAACGGCATAAACTTTGAAATAACGAGCTTTATTAATCTCACTCAAGCTTCTGTTAGTTTTTTATTAAAGATTTCCTATAATCTGACATAGATTTAAAAATATAAAATAGAATTGGTCAGAATAAAGTCTCTGCCGTACATTGATTGAAGTTACTTGAAATAAAAACTTCTTTTGTATGAGTAGTTACTACCTTTCACTTCAAATTTGAGAGCCGGCATTAAATCTTTCATATCTAAATCAAAGTTGACACTTTCACAATAAATCCTACCCACACTATTTAAAGAATATTAAAGTAGTGTAGGTAAGATCAAATATAAAAGGTCATATTTTTTTTAAAAGTAAGTTTACAATCTTTGCATTGTTAATTTTTTTTGCAAAGGATAGAGCTGACTCTCCATTTCTATTTACCTCGTCATGTGCTCCTGCATTAATCAAAGCACTTGTGGTAGAAAAATGACCATTAGCAGATGCATTCATTAGAGGTGTAATGCCATGTTTAGATGTGGCATTTACATCTGCTCCATAATTAAGTAATGCCAATACCGCATAATTATTA is a window encoding:
- the hemA gene encoding glutamyl-tRNA reductase, with amino-acid sequence MRFSAIGISHWKSEVSIRELFYLDSHRRELLDFYTKDIPGGVLMLDTCNRTELYAFCDAEVLISALCKSTNTDRDFFKKHGYIHEEEEAYNHFYQVGTGLDSQVLGDVQIIQQVKQAYKQSKDNLSGEFHQLVQSVFRAHKRSRTETDFGKGTASVGFAATQHALDHFKDLSTINILLVGAGKMGKVSCKNLVSNGAKHISVVNRTIDRAKELASSFDIKAHAFSELEEEIKKADLIIAATGATKPILHPEHFKAVQKQQLVLDLSVPRNVDPKVAEVEHVTLVDMDSIHEANKKALEKRENAIPKIKKIIAEEKADFLKSVKRSRYLLPRIKEIDHRLSDITDAELDRVKHKMDDESYAQMEEVTRRIKKKIMAIHIDRIDKEFEKAQNEA
- a CDS encoding DUF3127 domain-containing protein produces the protein MDLQLTGKVTQILEEQSGQGKNGPWRKRDFILETKGQYPKQVCITQWGDNIDQQAVNEGDEVTVSIDIQSREYKGNWYTDVKAWKVEKAQGDVQAPPSAPGLTREGNQEMDLDDDLPF
- the hemC gene encoding hydroxymethylbilane synthase translates to MKLKIGTRKSTLALWQAELVSDKLNAIGVETELVEIESFGDKEQDIPIHKLGDKGVFTKALDDVLIQEEVDLAVHSLKDVPTVLLGDLELAAVLERGNPKDVLVKPKEEKGEIHRVIATGSIRRTAFWKNRFPRDEVVGLRGNVPTRIQKVDNNDWFGAVFAYAGLERIGYENRISQVLDWMIPAPSQGAIGVVSRKDTKHQEIFDKLNHSDTRTCVDIERAFLNELEAGCSSPVGAHAYIKNGILYFVGAVLALDGSRRMDIEREIPVTEATPAKGHEWANLLKKDGAVELLTHRANDD
- a CDS encoding aldo/keto reductase gives rise to the protein MQYRFLGRSGLKVSALSFGSWVTFGEQVDTDLAYNQMKAAYDAGVNFFDNAEGYEMGKSETIMGQVIKKAGWKRSDLILSTKIFWGGEGPNDQGLSFKHIKEGTEAALERLQTDYVDLLFCHRPDLYTPVEETVWAMNQMINEGKALYWGTSEWSADQIRKAYDFARQEHLRPPLMEQPEYNMFKRDKVEKEFAALYEDIGLGTTIWSPLASGLLTGKYNDGIPEGSRLDLEKYSWLRKKLLESEEGKAKLRKVEKLATVSDEIGVPMPQLALAWCLNNENVSTVITGASNVKQIEQNMKTMDILDKVDDEVMGRIEEILDNKPKDDLDWRRS